Proteins from one Mastacembelus armatus chromosome 16, fMasArm1.2, whole genome shotgun sequence genomic window:
- the alg2 gene encoding alpha-1,3/1,6-mannosyltransferase ALG2, with product MTRVVFLHPDLGIGGAERLVIDAAVALKSRGCSVQIWTAHYDPAHCFSETLDPDLPVVCVGDWLPTSVFGYLHALCAYLRMIYVALYLVILSGIEYDVIFCDQVSVCIPVLRLSRHRKKILFYCHFPDQLLTQRKSVLKKLYRAPIDWLEECTTGMADMILVNSQFTMGIFRQTFHSLRSVQTDVLYPSLNIHTFDQLSTDAPGLEGLLPEGTSCLFLSLNRYERKKNLGLALEALAALRSSLPPGQGAGIHLVVAGGYDDRVTENIQHYTELKELAVQLHLEDCVTFLRSPSDSQKVALLRGSAAVLYTPSREHFGIVPVEAMYCCCPVIAVNSGGPLESIADGETGFLCEPTAEAFSKAMERLVREPQLRRDMGQSGRKRVQDKFSLQAFSNQLYGYIVRLNQ from the exons ATGACACGGGTGGTGTTCCTCCATCCGGACCTGGGTATTGGTGGAGCAGAGCGGCTGGTGATAGATGCTGCTGTGGCTCTGAAGTCTCGTGGCTGTAGCGTACAGATCTGGACGGCCCATTATGATCCAGCACACTGTTTCTCTGAGACCCTGGACCCAGACTTGCCTGTG GTATGCGTGGGAGACTGGCTTCCCACCAGTGTGTTTGGCTACCTACATGCTCTCTGTGCCTACCTGAGGATGATCTATGTGGCCCTCTACCTAGTCATTCTCAGCGGGATTGAGTATGATGTCATCTTTTGTGATCAG GTTTCTGTGTGTATCCCGGTGCTGAGACTGTCACGACACAGGAAGAAGATTTTGTTCTACTGTCACTTCCCAGACCAGCTACTGACCCAGAGAAAGTCAGTACTGAAGAAGCTTTACCGTGCTCCCATCGACTGGCTGGAGGAATGCACCACGGGCATGGCTGATATG ATTCTGGTAAACAGTCAGTTCACCATGGGCATCTTCAGGCAGACCTTTCATAGTCTAAGAAGTGTCCAAACGGATGTCCTCTATCCCTCCCTCAACATACATACCTTTGACCAGCTGTCCACTGATGCACCAGGCCTGGAAGGGCTTCTTCCTGAGGGAACCTCctgtctgtttctttctctcaacCGATATGAGAGGAAGAAGAATCTGGGGCTGGCTCTGGAGGCTCTGGCAGCCCTAAGGAGCAGCCTTCCTCCAGGCCAGGGAGCAGGTATTCACCTGGTGGTTGCAGGTGGCTATGATGACCGGGTTACTGAGAACATTCAACATTATACTGAACTGAAAGAGCTGGCTGTGCAGCTCCACCTGGAAGACTGTGTCACTTTCCTCCGCTCCCCCTCTGATTCACAGAAGGTGGCACTGCTGCGGGGTAGTGCTGCCGTGCTATACACCCCAAGCAGGGAGCACTTTGGGATAGTTCCTGTTGAGGCCATGTACTGCTGCTGCCCTGTTATCGCTGTGAACTCTGGGGGCCCCCTGGAGAGCATTGCAGACGGAGAGACAGGCTTCCTGTGTGAGCCCACAGCTGAGGCCTTCTCCAAGGCCATGGAGAGGCTCGTCAGGGAGCCCCAGCTCCGCAGGGACATGGGACAATCTGGGAGGAAGAGGGTACAAGATAAGTTCTCGCTTCAGGCTTTCTCAAACCAGCTGTACGGGTACATTGTCAGGCTGAACCAGTGA
- the sec61b gene encoding protein transport protein Sec61 subunit beta, whose product MPGPAASATNVGASSRSPSKTVAPRAAGSTVRQRKATSSGTRSGGRTTGSAGTGGMWRFYTEDSPGLKVGPVPVLVMSLLFIASVFMLHIWGKYTRS is encoded by the exons ATG CCTGGACCAGCAGCAAGTGCAACCAACGTTGGGGCGTCCAGTCGTTCCCCCAGTAAGACAGTGGCTCCGCGAGCTGCAGGCTCCACAGTCAGACAGAG GAAAGCAACCAGCAGTGGCACACGCAGCGGTGGCAGGACCACAGGATCGGCAGGCACTGGTGGTATGTGGCGCTTCTACACAGAAGACTCGCCAGGACTCAAAGT TGGTCCGGTGCCAGTGCTGGTGATGAGTCTGCTTTTCATTGCTTCAGTTTTCATGCTGCACATCTGGGGAAAGTACACCCGCTCTTAA